A part of Pseudomonas sp. HR96 genomic DNA contains:
- a CDS encoding DUF465 domain-containing protein, with amino-acid sequence MPVKHDLYEDLNVSKAEVDKRRQGDEKLSRLLDEYQGADAAVVDAEKAAANDDEVTKLKEKRLLIKDKIVQQWEYPNTQGAGTGKF; translated from the coding sequence TAAAACACGATCTGTACGAAGACCTCAACGTCAGCAAGGCCGAAGTCGACAAGCGTCGCCAGGGCGACGAAAAGCTCAGCCGGCTGCTGGACGAATACCAGGGTGCCGACGCCGCCGTGGTCGATGCCGAAAAAGCTGCGGCCAATGACGATGAAGTGACCAAGCTCAAGGAGAAGCGCCTGCTGATCAAGGACAAGATCGTGCAACAGTGGGAATACCCCAATACCCAGGGGGCCGGGACCGGGAAGTTCTGA